TTACCATTCTCTTGAAGATCGTCTGGTCAAGAATTTTATGGCTAAAGGTAAATTTAAGGGGGAAGTGGAGAAGGATTTTTTTGGAAATGAAATAAAGCCTTTTCAGGTGATTACGCGTAAGGCGATTACCGCATCTGAAGCAGAATTGAGTACAAATAACAGGTCTCGTAGTGCAAAACTACGGGTTGCCGAGAAAAAGGAGCTATAAGTTCGTGGGAGATCGGCATGAAGAGAAATACAATAAAGCAAAAAGAGTTAAGTGAAGAAGTTCAGGAAGAACTTCAGGATACGGTAGAGGAAAAAGCGGAAGAGACCAAGCATTTTATTAAATCGGTCTTTTCTCCGCAAAAGATAACGACCTATTCTGTTGTAAAGAATCTTCCTTTTGTAGCTTTTATCGCTCTTTTGGCGCTTTTGTATATTTCTAACCGGCACCTGGCAGAGCGGACAGTTCGGCAGATAGACCGGTTGAGCAAGGAAGTTAAAGAGTTGAGTTGGGATTATAAATCGCTCTCTGCAGAGTTGATGAAGAGAACCACTCAGTCTGAAATAGCAAAACGGGCAGATACATTGGGACTAAAAGAGCGAAAGGAGCCGCCAATTAAAATTGAAGTTGTAAAAGAAGATAAAAAATAAAAAAAGTAACCGGGCATGAATATTAGAAAATCCATACTTCTAAGAGTGTATCTCGCATTCGGCCTGATGGTATTGGGGGCGCTGGTTGTTTTTGCAAAACTGGTACATCTTCAATATGTAGACGGGGGAAAGTGGAGAGAAATTTCAGATAGTCTGACTATACAGGAGCGAGAGGTAGAGGCTGCGAGAGGGAATATTTATTCAAATGACGGTAGTATTCTGGCAACTTCCATTCCTGAGTATGATTTGCGTTTTGATGCAATGGCTATTCCGGAAGAGGAAGAAGATATTTTTAATTCTAAAGTAGACTCTCTGGCGTATAAGCTGGCTGGTTTTTTCAAAGACAGATCTGCAAGACAGTATTTGGGACTGCTTAAGCAGGCAAGAAGTAAAAAACAACGGTATGTGATGATCATGCGTGAAGTAACGCATCAGGATCTGAAAAAAGTAAAGGATTTTCCATTGTTCAAATCCTTTAAGGTCGATAAAGATAAATATTCCGGTGGCCTGATTGTGGAGCGGCATAATAAAAGGATTCTTCCTTTTACCAATCTGGCAGCACGTACCATCGGTTATAAAAATACAAAGGGAATTGACACGGTGCGAGTGGGTCTGGAAGGTGCATATGGACACTACATCGACGGTAAAAGTGGTAAAAGATTAGTACAGCGTATTGCCGGTGGTGTATGGGTGCCGATCAACCGTAATATGGAGGTGGCTCCGGTAGACGGTTCTGATATTATTTCGACGATAGATGTCAATATGCAGGATATGGCACAGCGGGCGCTGGAGAAACAATTGCAGATTGTAGATGCAGATAACGGTTGTGTGATTCTGATGGAGGTGAAGACAGGAGAGGTAAGGGCTGTAGCTAATTTCACAAGAGATGAAGAAGGGGTATTCAGGGAGAAATTTAACTATGCGATTGCACTTTCTGCTGAACCGGGATCTACATTCAAACTGGCTTCGTATCTGGCATTGATTGATGACGGAAAAATAGATTCTTCGACAACAGTCGATGTAGGTAATGGAACTTATAAGGTGCCGGGACATACGATAAAAGATTCGCATGCACCCCGGAAATCTATTATGTCTGCAAAATACGCTTTCGAACAGTCTTCAAATGTGGCGATTACCAAGTTGGTCAACACACATTATAAAGATGATCCGTCAAAGTTTACAGACAAGCTGTACAGCATGGGATTGGGTAAAGCACTGCAACTGCAGATTCCTGGAGAAGGAGAACCCAAGATTAAGACACCTAAGGCGAAGTCCTGGAGTAAGCTCTCTTTAGTACAGATGGCTTATGGCTATGAATTGCTCATGACTCCGCTTCAGACATTGACAC
The Sphingobacterium spiritivorum genome window above contains:
- a CDS encoding FtsL-like putative cell division protein; this translates as MKRNTIKQKELSEEVQEELQDTVEEKAEETKHFIKSVFSPQKITTYSVVKNLPFVAFIALLALLYISNRHLAERTVRQIDRLSKEVKELSWDYKSLSAELMKRTTQSEIAKRADTLGLKERKEPPIKIEVVKEDKK
- a CDS encoding penicillin-binding protein, coding for MNIRKSILLRVYLAFGLMVLGALVVFAKLVHLQYVDGGKWREISDSLTIQEREVEAARGNIYSNDGSILATSIPEYDLRFDAMAIPEEEEDIFNSKVDSLAYKLAGFFKDRSARQYLGLLKQARSKKQRYVMIMREVTHQDLKKVKDFPLFKSFKVDKDKYSGGLIVERHNKRILPFTNLAARTIGYKNTKGIDTVRVGLEGAYGHYIDGKSGKRLVQRIAGGVWVPINRNMEVAPVDGSDIISTIDVNMQDMAQRALEKQLQIVDADNGCVILMEVKTGEVRAVANFTRDEEGVFREKFNYAIALSAEPGSTFKLASYLALIDDGKIDSSTTVDVGNGTYKVPGHTIKDSHAPRKSIMSAKYAFEQSSNVAITKLVNTHYKDDPSKFTDKLYSMGLGKALQLQIPGEGEPKIKTPKAKSWSKLSLVQMAYGYELLMTPLQTLTLYNAVANDGKMIAPVFVKEIRHLGNTVEHFQARVIKDKIASEHALSEIRGMMEGTMIEGTGKTLRNPLYTSAGKTGTAQIADGARGYRQRKYQSSFAGYFPAENPKYSMIVVIRNPRKGYYGASTAGPVFKELADMVFANDLSMHGTFSSRKVNPAGGKTPLTLKGSREASMKVYEALGIRSFDWNAVAQGVVDTSSRGVPFVDVRVKEGVVPDVKGMGLIDAMYTMENAGFKTYVSGKGKVIEQSLIPGSKLKFGTQVAIVLN